The following proteins are co-located in the Terriglobales bacterium genome:
- a CDS encoding long-chain fatty acid--CoA ligase, whose translation MTFEREGVWHDISSRELYARVYHVAEQLRAWQIRKGDRVALISENRFEWAITDWACLLLGVVDVPIYPTLTAEQTAFVLKNSGARAIFLSTRKQLDKVLSIRHETQLEHIVVMDELDSPDAIRMSEIMRSKEPVQRDAQFDDLARSALPDDLATIIYTSGTTGVPKGVMLTHRNIASNLEQTARSLGWQPGQSTLSFLPLSHVTARHVDYLCFLRGVTLAYCPSFDELAAKLQQVRPHLFVGVPRVYEKVRQGVESRAAIGLKRPVYEWALRVGQDHRDEIVCGQRPSDWQWEVANRVVYKAIHQWFGGRVEMYVSGGAPLGIDLARWYADMGIRILEGYGLSETSPVIAVNEPEANKLGTVGKPLSNVECRIAEDGELWVRGPSVFKGYWQNPEETAKAFEGDWFKTGDIGNIDAEGFLSITDRKKDLIKTSGGKFVAPQPIENKLKMSPLVGHPVVIGNARKFISVIICPNFPALEQWAAEQGIGAASRETLIRDPRVIEAYEKVVADANQELAQFETLKKVLLVPDDFTVDKGEMTPSLKLKRRVIEQKYKKQIDAMYESAHAPHPATV comes from the coding sequence ATGACCTTCGAGCGCGAGGGAGTCTGGCACGACATCTCGTCGCGCGAACTGTATGCCCGTGTGTATCACGTGGCAGAGCAGCTCAGAGCCTGGCAGATTCGTAAGGGCGACCGAGTCGCGCTCATATCAGAAAACCGCTTCGAGTGGGCTATCACCGATTGGGCTTGTCTGCTCCTGGGTGTAGTCGATGTCCCGATCTATCCGACTCTCACCGCCGAGCAAACAGCATTCGTTTTGAAGAACTCGGGTGCGCGGGCAATTTTTCTGTCCACCCGAAAGCAGCTCGACAAGGTACTCAGCATCAGGCACGAGACTCAACTCGAGCACATCGTGGTAATGGACGAGCTGGATTCTCCAGATGCCATCCGCATGAGCGAGATCATGCGCTCAAAAGAACCAGTTCAACGCGACGCGCAATTCGATGATCTTGCGCGATCCGCCTTGCCTGATGATCTGGCGACGATCATTTACACGTCAGGGACCACGGGAGTGCCCAAGGGCGTAATGCTCACGCATCGCAACATTGCGTCGAATCTGGAACAGACGGCGCGCAGCCTGGGCTGGCAGCCGGGACAGTCCACGTTATCGTTTCTCCCGCTCTCGCATGTCACCGCTCGCCACGTGGATTATTTGTGTTTCCTGCGCGGAGTCACCCTGGCCTACTGTCCAAGCTTCGATGAGCTCGCCGCCAAACTTCAGCAGGTTCGTCCACACTTGTTTGTCGGCGTTCCCCGAGTCTATGAAAAAGTGCGGCAGGGGGTTGAAAGTCGCGCCGCTATAGGCCTGAAGCGGCCCGTATATGAATGGGCCTTGCGCGTTGGACAAGACCACCGTGACGAGATTGTCTGCGGGCAGCGGCCTTCCGACTGGCAGTGGGAAGTCGCCAATCGTGTTGTCTATAAGGCGATTCATCAATGGTTCGGTGGAAGAGTCGAGATGTACGTTTCCGGCGGAGCCCCGCTTGGCATCGACCTGGCGCGGTGGTACGCGGACATGGGCATTCGCATCCTCGAAGGATACGGGTTAAGCGAGACTTCGCCCGTCATCGCTGTGAACGAGCCAGAAGCTAACAAGCTCGGAACCGTAGGCAAGCCACTCTCCAATGTCGAGTGCCGCATCGCCGAAGATGGAGAACTGTGGGTGCGCGGCCCATCAGTTTTCAAGGGCTACTGGCAGAATCCGGAAGAGACTGCAAAAGCATTCGAGGGGGATTGGTTCAAGACCGGCGACATCGGCAACATCGATGCCGAGGGATTCCTGAGCATTACCGATCGCAAGAAAGACCTGATCAAAACCAGTGGCGGAAAGTTCGTGGCTCCGCAGCCGATTGAGAACAAGCTGAAGATGTCGCCGCTGGTTGGGCATCCAGTTGTGATTGGAAATGCGAGAAAGTTCATTAGCGTGATCATCTGTCCAAATTTCCCGGCGCTTGAGCAGTGGGCAGCAGAACAGGGAATCGGCGCTGCGTCGCGCGAAACTCTGATACGAGATCCCAGGGTGATTGAAGCCTACGAGAAGGTTGTTGCTGATGCTAATCAGGAACTCGCCCAATTCGAGACGCTCAAGAAGGTCCTACTAGTTCCCGACGATTTCACCGTGGATAAAGGGGAGATGACTCCAAGTCTCAAGCTCAAACGACGGGTGATCGAACAGAAATACAAGAAGCAGATCGATGCCATGTATGAAAGCGCGCATGCGCCCCATCCCGCGACCGTCTAG
- a CDS encoding TetR/AcrR family transcriptional regulator encodes MESRGRNAASGINGGRPGDKYHRILDAAIAVIGEKGFHNSRVSDIADRANVADGTIYLYFKSKEQILMAALDSAFEAFLRQAKEEMSGLDDAPAKLRALARLHLRALSQNRNLAVVLQTELRQSAKFLAEFSQRELKGYFNLIREVIRDGQRRGSIRPDISDKIAAACLFGAMDELVTAWVLSSREHDLAAAADPVVDLLLSGMEVRS; translated from the coding sequence ATGGAATCCCGGGGACGAAACGCCGCGAGCGGAATCAACGGCGGCCGTCCCGGAGACAAATACCATCGGATTCTGGATGCCGCCATTGCCGTTATCGGCGAGAAGGGATTCCACAATAGCCGAGTTTCGGACATCGCGGATCGCGCAAATGTCGCCGACGGGACGATCTACCTCTACTTCAAGTCGAAAGAGCAGATTCTGATGGCCGCACTCGACAGCGCTTTCGAAGCATTTCTGCGTCAAGCGAAAGAAGAAATGTCAGGATTAGACGATGCCCCGGCAAAGCTTCGTGCGCTGGCTCGCCTGCATCTTCGAGCCTTGAGCCAGAATAGGAATTTGGCCGTAGTGCTGCAAACGGAATTGCGACAGAGCGCGAAGTTTCTGGCCGAGTTCTCACAGCGTGAATTGAAGGGATACTTTAACTTGATTCGTGAAGTCATTCGCGACGGTCAGCGACGGGGAAGCATACGTCCGGACATCTCTGACAAAATAGCCGCAGCGTGTCTTTTTGGAGCAATGGACGAGTTAGTCACAGCATGGGTGTTGAGCAGCCGCGAGCACGATCTAGCTGCCGCCGCTGATCCGGTGGTTGACCTACTACTCTCTGGAATGGAGGTGCGCTCCTGA
- a CDS encoding aminotransferase class V-fold PLP-dependent enzyme — MLDRRRFLLSSAAIAAVAGLPFSLAEAQSAAQSDNHPLPPKDLYERDQESYWAALRKQFLIPSDEVYLNNGTVGSSPRPVLRAIVESFHETEQMAQSDPEDYPIWGYASWNEYRDPLAAFVGATRDEIALVRNATEANNYIANGLEMKAGDEVLISDQEHPGGEQPWLLREKRYGVVVKKYQIPLPPKSPADILNRINDAITPRTRIIFTSHISTVTGVVQPVKEIAALARSKGILSAFDGAHVIGMMPLNLHEIGCDMYTSSPHKWLQAPKGTGFLYVRPEVQDRLWNTIATEGWERPELKAERFQRIGSSNVPMLAGLRASLELANQIGMDRIERRHRQLADRMLGEMTKRGAVSWTSPDPNMRCGIVTVNVPPLKRMEMEHWMWQDKKIRIRGGEPSKLRLSTPYYLLPGDMDRFLASFDEFKRSHA, encoded by the coding sequence GTGCTCGATCGCCGTCGCTTTTTACTTTCCTCCGCTGCCATTGCCGCCGTTGCCGGCTTGCCATTTTCGTTAGCTGAAGCTCAATCTGCAGCTCAGTCCGATAACCATCCCCTTCCCCCGAAGGACCTCTACGAGCGCGATCAGGAGTCCTACTGGGCGGCGCTGCGCAAGCAATTTCTGATCCCCAGCGATGAGGTCTACCTCAACAACGGGACAGTGGGATCCTCTCCTCGCCCCGTGCTGCGCGCGATCGTCGAGTCTTTTCATGAAACCGAGCAGATGGCGCAAAGCGATCCAGAGGATTATCCGATCTGGGGCTATGCGTCGTGGAACGAATACCGTGATCCTCTCGCAGCGTTTGTAGGAGCCACACGCGACGAGATTGCTCTCGTTCGCAACGCGACCGAAGCGAACAACTACATCGCGAATGGCCTTGAGATGAAGGCGGGCGATGAAGTCCTTATCAGCGACCAGGAGCATCCGGGAGGAGAACAGCCGTGGCTGCTACGCGAAAAGCGCTACGGCGTGGTGGTCAAGAAGTATCAGATACCGCTTCCACCGAAGTCACCTGCCGATATTCTGAACCGCATTAACGACGCGATAACTCCACGCACCCGAATCATTTTCACAAGTCACATCAGTACTGTCACTGGAGTTGTGCAACCCGTGAAGGAGATAGCCGCTTTGGCGCGGAGCAAGGGTATCCTCAGCGCCTTCGATGGCGCGCATGTCATCGGCATGATGCCACTCAATCTGCACGAAATCGGCTGTGATATGTACACCTCATCGCCGCACAAATGGCTGCAGGCGCCGAAAGGAACAGGATTCTTGTACGTTCGTCCGGAGGTGCAGGATCGTTTGTGGAATACGATTGCGACCGAGGGTTGGGAGCGGCCCGAGCTGAAGGCTGAGCGTTTTCAGCGCATCGGTTCGTCCAATGTTCCGATGCTCGCCGGACTGCGCGCTTCTCTTGAGCTCGCCAACCAGATAGGCATGGATCGCATTGAACGACGCCACCGCCAACTGGCCGACCGAATGCTCGGGGAGATGACGAAACGCGGAGCCGTGTCCTGGACTTCTCCTGATCCGAACATGCGTTGCGGTATCGTTACAGTGAATGTCCCCCCGCTGAAGCGAATGGAGATGGAGCACTGGATGTGGCAAGACAAGAAAATCCGGATTCGCGGCGGCGAGCCCTCGAAGCTGCGCCTCTCGACTCCTTACTATCTGCTACCGGGAGATATGGATCGTTTCCTGGCGAGCTTTGACGAATTCAAACGTTCGCATGCGTAA
- a CDS encoding DUF302 domain-containing protein encodes MSQVLGLKDNGIVNVRSAHSFSETMQRIERLITSKGLKIICVVDHGGDAVAAGFQMPPTKLVIFGNPKAGTPLMLATPSVALDLPLKLLVGQDPGNQTWISYNSPSFLEKRHSIPIEFAEKVTVVEAIANAAAN; translated from the coding sequence ATGTCGCAGGTACTTGGCCTAAAGGACAACGGAATCGTCAACGTTCGGAGTGCGCACTCCTTCTCTGAGACGATGCAGAGAATCGAGCGACTCATCACCAGCAAGGGACTCAAGATTATTTGCGTCGTAGACCACGGCGGGGATGCAGTAGCGGCAGGATTCCAGATGCCTCCCACGAAGCTGGTCATTTTTGGCAATCCCAAAGCGGGAACTCCGCTCATGCTCGCCACACCATCGGTTGCGCTGGATCTTCCTTTGAAGCTGCTGGTCGGACAGGATCCCGGTAACCAGACCTGGATCTCGTACAACTCTCCTAGCTTTCTCGAAAAACGTCACTCAATTCCAATTGAGTTCGCTGAAAAAGTTACTGTGGTTGAAGCTATAGCCAACGCCGCGGCAAATTAA
- the gluQRS gene encoding tRNA glutamyl-Q(34) synthetase GluQRS — MPEPITQYRGRLAPSPTGLLHLGHARTFWIAAQRASERRGTLFLRNEDLDPQRCRPEFVEAMYEDLRWLGIRWSEGPDCGGQYAPYSQSERREFYLNAWRELRDAGAIYPCTCSRKDVAQAAAAPNNDVDDEPVYPGTCRGRTDASDFSTPVGVNWRFRVPDGQRIVFDDLHFGPNRYVAGQDFGDFLVWRRDDVPAYQLAVAVDDAAMKVTEVVRGADLLKSTARQILIYRVMRLNAPQHYHCDLVRDESGNRLAKRHDALSIRHMRESGATPKDVLKAAGL; from the coding sequence ATGCCTGAACCAATCACTCAGTACCGTGGCCGCCTTGCGCCGTCCCCGACTGGACTGCTCCATCTCGGCCACGCACGAACCTTTTGGATCGCAGCGCAGCGTGCTTCCGAACGCCGCGGAACGCTGTTCCTCCGCAACGAAGATCTGGATCCCCAACGATGTCGACCGGAATTCGTTGAAGCAATGTACGAGGACCTTCGGTGGTTAGGTATCCGATGGTCGGAAGGTCCAGATTGTGGCGGGCAGTACGCTCCCTACTCGCAAAGCGAACGTCGCGAGTTTTATCTCAACGCATGGCGCGAGCTGCGCGACGCGGGCGCCATCTATCCTTGCACCTGTTCGCGCAAGGATGTCGCTCAGGCTGCTGCCGCTCCGAATAACGACGTTGATGATGAGCCGGTCTACCCCGGCACGTGCCGAGGCCGTACCGATGCTTCTGATTTCTCCACACCGGTGGGCGTGAACTGGCGCTTCCGCGTGCCCGACGGTCAGCGGATTGTGTTCGACGACCTACATTTCGGCCCGAATCGCTACGTGGCGGGCCAGGACTTCGGAGATTTCCTCGTCTGGCGCCGCGACGACGTGCCTGCATATCAACTGGCAGTAGCTGTCGACGATGCTGCGATGAAAGTCACTGAAGTCGTCCGCGGAGCAGATTTGCTGAAGTCGACGGCACGCCAGATTCTGATTTACCGCGTGATGAGATTGAACGCTCCACAGCATTATCACTGCGATCTTGTGCGTGATGAATCCGGTAACCGACTGGCAAAGCGCCACGATGCTCTAAGCATTCGGCATATGCGTGAAAGCGGAGCGACGCCCAAGGATGTGCTCAAGGCTGCCGGCCTGTAA
- a CDS encoding saccharopine dehydrogenase C-terminal domain-containing protein, translated as MKLLVIGAGMMGSAAAFDMARSAGVESVTLADADIVRAQDSAQFIAKSHGKKGAPVREVALEAADESSASALMRGHTGVLSAVPYFFNVGLARAAIGAGCHFADLGGNNTVVRKTLAMSAEAERNGIGLAPDCGLSPGMASILAGDLVRRLRPQKLSRVAAPSTKKAHKPAIDALKLYVGGLPKKPRPPFEYQLVFSVEGLINEYVEPARVLKGGKLVEIEPLTEPEPFRLRGFRPMVAFHTSGGTSTMPESFQGEVGECFEKTLRYPDHYTLIRGLYDLGFFSSEKRRLKSGEISPRELTSHLFLEKLSGEEPDVTIMRIEAHANKRVLSYTMIDEFDRRTGLTSMMRTTAWPASVVLQMMANGSITKRGGIRQELDVPADAFLHQMSRRGVKIRFAQSGR; from the coding sequence ATGAAACTACTGGTTATTGGGGCAGGCATGATGGGATCCGCTGCTGCGTTCGACATGGCGCGATCCGCCGGAGTGGAGTCCGTCACGCTGGCGGACGCCGACATTGTTCGCGCCCAGGACTCCGCACAGTTCATTGCTAAGAGTCACGGAAAGAAGGGCGCTCCAGTCCGAGAAGTGGCGCTCGAGGCTGCAGACGAGAGTTCCGCTTCGGCTCTCATGCGGGGGCATACCGGCGTTCTTTCTGCTGTTCCCTACTTCTTCAATGTTGGTCTTGCGCGCGCTGCGATCGGAGCGGGTTGCCACTTCGCCGACCTGGGTGGCAACAATACGGTCGTGCGGAAAACTCTCGCGATGAGCGCCGAGGCGGAGAGGAACGGAATCGGCCTTGCTCCTGATTGCGGCCTGTCGCCCGGCATGGCGAGCATTCTGGCTGGCGATCTTGTGCGGCGGCTGCGTCCGCAGAAGCTCAGTCGCGTAGCCGCGCCCTCCACGAAGAAGGCCCACAAGCCGGCAATCGATGCACTCAAGCTCTACGTTGGAGGACTGCCCAAGAAGCCACGCCCACCTTTCGAATATCAATTGGTTTTCTCGGTGGAAGGTCTCATCAATGAGTACGTGGAGCCGGCGAGAGTGCTGAAAGGCGGGAAACTGGTCGAGATCGAGCCCCTGACAGAGCCGGAGCCTTTTCGTCTTCGTGGCTTTCGTCCTATGGTCGCATTCCACACTTCAGGCGGAACCTCAACCATGCCGGAAAGCTTTCAGGGCGAGGTTGGCGAATGCTTCGAGAAAACGTTGCGCTATCCCGACCATTACACGCTAATTCGCGGGCTCTACGACTTGGGATTCTTTTCGAGCGAAAAGCGTAGGCTGAAATCTGGAGAGATTAGCCCTCGCGAGCTGACCTCGCATCTCTTCCTCGAGAAACTCTCTGGTGAAGAACCTGACGTGACGATCATGCGCATCGAAGCCCATGCGAACAAGCGCGTGCTCTCCTACACGATGATCGACGAGTTCGATCGCAGGACCGGCTTGACTTCAATGATGCGCACGACGGCATGGCCCGCATCGGTGGTTCTACAGATGATGGCGAATGGCTCGATCACCAAGCGGGGAGGAATCCGGCAAGAACTCGACGTTCCAGCGGATGCATTCTTACACCAAATGTCACGACGCGGAGTTAAGATCCGGTTCGCGCAAAGCGGGCGGTAA
- a CDS encoding lysophospholipid acyltransferase family protein, translating to MIAALRTAAALLFVVISTILGALVGFPWTWITGSADVLYAIAMWIAHNGVRLAGIHIQLEGMERINPAETYIFMCNHVSNLDPPILIPMLPRRTSVLVKKELFQVPILGQAMRMGDLVAVDRRNREAAVNSMREAEEVMARGLNMTVFPEGTRSRDGRLLPFKKGPFYLAMDSGIPVVPITILESESLMPKGSMLIHSGTVRLVFHAPILPKRFSDNDELISAVRTEIASALPPALREPDLNSAS from the coding sequence ATGATCGCAGCCCTCAGAACTGCGGCAGCGCTGCTCTTCGTCGTGATTTCTACGATCTTGGGGGCGCTCGTCGGCTTTCCCTGGACTTGGATTACAGGTAGCGCCGACGTGCTCTACGCGATCGCTATGTGGATCGCCCATAATGGAGTACGTCTTGCCGGTATTCACATTCAGTTAGAGGGAATGGAGCGAATCAATCCAGCCGAGACGTACATCTTCATGTGCAACCATGTTTCCAACCTCGATCCTCCGATATTGATCCCTATGCTTCCGCGACGCACTTCGGTGCTCGTGAAAAAAGAGCTCTTTCAAGTTCCCATTCTGGGCCAAGCGATGCGCATGGGCGACCTTGTCGCTGTGGATCGGCGCAACCGCGAAGCCGCGGTCAACAGCATGCGCGAAGCCGAAGAAGTCATGGCTCGGGGCTTGAATATGACCGTTTTTCCTGAAGGCACGCGCTCGCGAGATGGCCGTTTGCTTCCGTTTAAGAAGGGCCCATTTTATCTGGCCATGGACAGCGGCATCCCGGTTGTTCCGATCACAATCCTGGAATCGGAATCCCTGATGCCCAAAGGCAGCATGCTGATCCATTCAGGAACAGTGCGGCTGGTCTTTCACGCGCCGATCTTACCCAAGCGGTTTAGCGACAATGATGAACTTATCTCGGCAGTTCGCACCGAGATAGCCTCGGCATTACCGCCCGCTTTGCGCGAACCGGATCTTAACTCCGCGTCGTGA
- a CDS encoding PDZ domain-containing protein: MKFRRVRVLAPLVLLIAAVAPAQNESKLDYTVSLVDAVHHRVHVTMTFDPTSGGNEVQLPVWNALYQVRDFAKNVIGVKAASQSGEQLPLTQIDKTTWEFKPTPGWVNIEYDVVLDEAGPFGAQFNSHHAFFNFAQLLMYPPAGRELPISLRLDRVPLEWKLATALPSISIPTGTAGESSGHVIRATNYDRLVDSPCELGEFAESDFEQNGARYRVVIDAEASDYNAPKLVESLKKITAAETAWMDDRPFDTYVFIYHFPHGPAGGGMEHAYSTAIDLSANELKDLRNFESVSAHEFFHLWNVKRIRPQSLEPIDYSRENYTRALWFSEGVTSTVGDLALLKAGLITAELYFEKLSAAITTLQSRPAHLTQSAEESSLSTWLDKYPPYRSPERSINYYNKGELLGVLLDLKIQQDSRGRYSIRDLFQSMNRNFAKQGKFFQDSDGVRAAAETLTGTDLHGFFDRYVAGMQELPYNELFATVGLAVGQENRTAADPGFTAARNFTPPLVIQEVYGDQASNAGLRPGDEILAIDGHQPARSMEQQFANSKPGTKVRFTVQSRGSRREVDLTLAEHALTAYVLRETAHATSEQLARRKAWLNSENQHSQ; encoded by the coding sequence ATGAAGTTCCGGCGTGTGCGTGTCCTAGCTCCGCTAGTGCTCCTGATCGCGGCCGTTGCTCCGGCGCAAAACGAATCCAAGCTCGACTACACAGTCAGCTTGGTTGATGCGGTGCATCACCGGGTGCACGTGACCATGACCTTCGATCCCACGAGCGGCGGGAATGAAGTTCAATTACCAGTATGGAACGCTTTGTATCAGGTTCGCGACTTTGCTAAGAACGTGATTGGCGTTAAGGCAGCTAGTCAGTCTGGCGAACAACTTCCCCTTACGCAGATCGATAAGACTACATGGGAGTTCAAGCCGACGCCCGGCTGGGTCAACATCGAGTACGACGTCGTCCTCGACGAAGCGGGTCCCTTTGGTGCCCAATTCAACTCACACCATGCGTTTTTTAATTTTGCGCAACTCTTGATGTATCCACCAGCTGGCCGTGAATTACCGATCAGCCTGCGCCTTGACCGAGTGCCTTTGGAGTGGAAGCTGGCCACAGCTCTTCCATCGATAAGTATCCCTACGGGAACAGCAGGCGAATCGTCCGGCCACGTGATTCGTGCGACCAACTACGACCGCCTGGTCGACAGTCCATGCGAACTCGGTGAATTCGCGGAGAGCGATTTCGAGCAAAATGGCGCTAGGTATCGCGTTGTAATCGACGCTGAAGCGAGCGATTACAACGCTCCCAAACTCGTAGAGTCGCTGAAGAAGATCACCGCGGCGGAAACTGCGTGGATGGATGATCGGCCATTCGACACCTACGTTTTCATTTACCACTTTCCGCACGGACCAGCAGGTGGAGGGATGGAGCACGCCTACTCGACAGCGATCGATCTTTCGGCAAATGAGCTGAAGGACTTGAGGAACTTTGAGTCGGTTAGTGCTCATGAATTCTTTCACTTGTGGAATGTGAAGCGGATTCGTCCGCAGTCGCTCGAGCCCATTGATTACTCGCGCGAGAATTACACCCGCGCGCTTTGGTTCAGTGAAGGGGTTACCAGTACGGTCGGAGACCTCGCGTTGCTGAAGGCCGGGTTGATAACTGCGGAGCTCTACTTCGAAAAGCTTTCTGCAGCAATTACAACCCTGCAATCACGTCCGGCGCACTTGACCCAGTCTGCTGAGGAGTCAAGCCTAAGTACGTGGCTCGACAAGTACCCGCCGTATCGTTCGCCGGAACGCAGCATCAACTATTACAACAAGGGCGAATTGCTGGGCGTGCTGCTGGATCTAAAAATTCAGCAAGACTCGCGCGGACGTTACTCAATCCGAGATCTATTTCAGAGCATGAATCGCAATTTCGCGAAGCAAGGGAAATTCTTCCAGGATTCAGACGGAGTTCGTGCAGCCGCGGAAACCCTGACGGGAACCGACCTACACGGCTTCTTCGACCGGTACGTCGCTGGCATGCAGGAACTCCCTTATAACGAGCTTTTCGCAACGGTTGGTCTTGCTGTAGGTCAGGAGAATCGAACCGCCGCCGACCCAGGTTTCACAGCAGCGCGGAACTTTACTCCTCCGCTTGTCATACAAGAGGTCTACGGTGATCAGGCTAGCAACGCGGGTTTGCGACCTGGTGACGAGATCCTTGCAATTGACGGGCACCAGCCTGCGCGGTCTATGGAACAGCAGTTTGCAAATTCCAAGCCGGGCACAAAGGTTCGGTTTACTGTGCAAAGTCGCGGGAGCCGGAGGGAGGTAGACCTTACACTCGCCGAACACGCGCTCACGGCATATGTGTTGCGTGAAACCGCCCACGCGACTTCTGAGCAGCTTGCCCGTCGCAAGGCCTGGCTGAATTCAGAGAATCAGCACTCTCAATGA
- the mpl gene encoding UDP-N-acetylmuramate:L-alanyl-gamma-D-glutamyl-meso-diaminopimelate ligase, with protein sequence MSEREHVHLIGICGTAMASLAGLLKQRGFHVTGSDAAAYPPMSDLLRSMSIPVSEPYSEENLKRRPDLVVVGNAISRGNVELEHVLDHHIPLRSLPHVLHENFLRGRESIVVAGTHGKTTTTSMLSWIFQVAGKNPSFLIGGVAENFGTSFALRQSKHFILEGDEYDTAFFDKGPKFLHYFPDVVVLTSVEFDHADIYKDLDAVKTSFKRLVNLIPRSGYLVAYDNSINVDECIARAFCKVERYGHGEGSAWRAHDLVFGSEETTWKVEREGTLWAELRMSLAGEYNVMNATAAAAMAAHYEVPADAIAEALASFKSVKRRLEVKAEVAGVTIIDDFAHHPTAIAETLKALRTRYKNRRLWAILEPRSNTLRRNVFFKELAASLANADEIVVTSVFKAEAIPEGERLSSTELVKELNRQKHHARECKDADAIVESISPELREGDVVAILSNGGFGGIYEKLPARLSKTA encoded by the coding sequence TTGAGCGAACGAGAACACGTGCACCTCATTGGGATATGCGGTACGGCAATGGCTTCTCTGGCTGGCTTGTTGAAGCAACGCGGCTTCCACGTGACTGGCTCAGATGCTGCGGCTTACCCTCCGATGTCCGATTTGCTTCGCAGCATGAGCATTCCCGTGTCGGAACCATACTCGGAGGAGAATCTGAAGCGGCGTCCCGATTTGGTGGTTGTGGGCAACGCTATCTCACGCGGCAACGTGGAACTGGAACACGTACTGGATCATCACATCCCGCTGCGCTCATTGCCACATGTCCTTCACGAAAACTTCCTCAGAGGACGAGAGTCGATCGTCGTGGCTGGCACTCACGGAAAAACCACAACAACATCGATGCTCTCCTGGATCTTTCAAGTAGCAGGGAAGAACCCATCGTTCCTGATTGGAGGCGTCGCAGAGAACTTCGGCACGAGCTTTGCCCTGCGCCAGAGCAAGCACTTCATCCTTGAGGGTGATGAGTACGATACCGCGTTCTTCGACAAAGGTCCCAAATTCCTGCATTACTTCCCGGATGTTGTAGTGCTCACGTCAGTAGAGTTCGATCATGCCGACATCTACAAGGATCTGGACGCGGTGAAGACGTCTTTCAAGCGCCTCGTGAACCTCATTCCTCGAAGCGGGTATCTCGTCGCATACGACAACTCAATCAACGTCGATGAGTGCATTGCGCGCGCTTTTTGCAAAGTCGAGCGCTATGGGCACGGTGAGGGATCCGCGTGGCGAGCGCACGATCTGGTCTTTGGGAGCGAGGAAACGACGTGGAAGGTCGAGCGAGAGGGCACGCTCTGGGCTGAATTGAGAATGTCTCTCGCCGGTGAATACAATGTGATGAACGCTACGGCCGCGGCCGCGATGGCTGCGCATTACGAGGTCCCGGCCGATGCAATCGCTGAAGCTCTTGCTTCGTTCAAGAGCGTGAAGCGTCGACTCGAGGTAAAAGCTGAAGTTGCCGGCGTTACGATCATTGACGACTTCGCTCACCATCCGACGGCGATTGCCGAGACTTTGAAGGCACTCCGCACCCGCTACAAGAACCGCCGACTTTGGGCAATTCTGGAGCCGCGTTCCAACACGTTGCGGCGCAACGTCTTCTTCAAGGAACTGGCAGCGAGCCTTGCGAACGCTGACGAGATCGTGGTTACAAGCGTCTTCAAAGCGGAAGCTATTCCTGAAGGCGAGCGACTCTCAAGCACCGAACTCGTGAAGGAGCTTAATCGGCAAAAGCATCACGCACGTGAGTGCAAAGATGCCGATGCGATTGTTGAGTCCATCTCCCCTGAGCTTCGCGAAGGCGACGTCGTCGCCATTCTCTCGAACGGAGGCTTTGGCGGCATCTACGAGAAGCTTCCTGCGCGTTTGAGCAAGACCGCATGA